One Chryseobacterium sp. StRB126 genomic region harbors:
- the ppk1 gene encoding polyphosphate kinase 1: MSLHFNPRDITWLAFNERVLQEAMDEKVPLHLRIRFLGIFSNNLDEFFRVRVAGLKRAMDFKEKVIAESFYQPPSKILQHINDIVMRQQLNFDKTWKKIQEEMADHKVSIKNSKNLTAPQKDFVRRYFDEVVESNVIPILLHENTPMPYLRDKSLYLGVAMRKKDWQYSSNYAIIEIPSRFVGRFVLLPTEDPEEKNVMLLEDVITFNLPHIFSYFGYDEFAANAFKVTKDAELDLDNDIRTNFAEKIEKGLKNRRKGKPTRFVFDKDMDKALLELLIRKLNLTKKDSIIPGGKIHNFKHFMDFPDVFETYARPVERTSFTHQAFEHGERVTDVIMKEDVLLTFPYHKYNPVIDLLREAAMDPDVKSIQITAYRLASNSKIINALIYAARNGKEVTVMLELQARFDEESNLEWKDMLEPEGITVLVGLPNKKVHAKLCVIKKRAHNKTIQYGFVSTGNFNEKTARIYGDHLLLTSDRGIMADINKVFNVLKKPKDDYLPVLKTCKNLLVCPQFMREKIVHHIDKEIEEAKAGRKAEIIVKANSLSDRSLIEKLYDAATVGVTIRLIVRGIYCAVNQKEFKEKIKAISIVDEYLEHARVMYFYNKGAEDIYISSADWMTRNLDYRIEAAAKITDKNLKKELKDILDIQLRDNVKARILDKKLSNEYIRNDKKECRSQIETYKYLKAKTSKK, from the coding sequence ATGTCATTACACTTTAATCCACGAGATATTACATGGTTAGCCTTTAATGAAAGGGTTTTGCAGGAAGCCATGGATGAAAAAGTTCCTTTACATTTAAGAATACGTTTCCTTGGAATTTTCTCCAACAATCTGGATGAATTCTTCCGAGTGCGTGTTGCCGGATTAAAGCGTGCCATGGATTTTAAGGAAAAGGTAATTGCCGAGTCCTTTTATCAACCACCCTCCAAAATTCTTCAGCATATCAATGACATTGTGATGAGACAACAGCTGAATTTCGATAAAACCTGGAAAAAAATTCAGGAAGAAATGGCTGACCACAAAGTTTCCATCAAAAATTCTAAAAACCTGACAGCCCCACAAAAGGATTTTGTCAGAAGATATTTTGATGAGGTGGTAGAATCTAATGTAATCCCTATTCTTCTCCATGAAAATACTCCAATGCCTTATCTGAGAGATAAAAGTCTCTATCTTGGAGTTGCCATGAGAAAAAAAGACTGGCAGTATTCCAGTAACTATGCCATCATAGAAATTCCATCCCGATTTGTGGGCCGGTTTGTACTGCTTCCTACTGAAGATCCGGAAGAAAAGAATGTAATGCTTCTGGAAGATGTAATTACCTTCAACTTACCACATATTTTCTCGTATTTCGGGTATGATGAATTTGCAGCCAATGCTTTTAAAGTAACCAAAGATGCAGAATTGGATCTGGATAACGACATCCGCACCAATTTTGCAGAAAAAATAGAAAAAGGACTTAAAAACCGTAGAAAAGGGAAACCTACCCGTTTTGTTTTCGATAAAGATATGGATAAAGCTTTGCTGGAACTCCTTATCAGAAAACTGAATTTAACCAAGAAAGACAGTATTATTCCAGGAGGAAAGATTCATAATTTTAAACATTTCATGGACTTTCCTGATGTTTTTGAAACCTATGCAAGACCTGTGGAAAGAACTTCTTTCACCCACCAGGCTTTTGAGCATGGAGAAAGAGTGACTGATGTTATCATGAAAGAAGATGTACTGCTCACTTTCCCATATCATAAATATAACCCTGTGATTGATCTTTTGCGTGAAGCAGCCATGGATCCGGATGTAAAATCAATACAGATTACAGCTTACAGGTTGGCAAGTAATTCAAAGATCATTAATGCTTTAATCTATGCAGCCAGAAATGGTAAAGAAGTCACAGTAATGCTTGAACTTCAGGCAAGGTTTGATGAAGAATCCAACCTGGAATGGAAAGATATGCTGGAGCCGGAAGGAATCACCGTTTTGGTAGGACTTCCGAACAAAAAAGTTCATGCCAAGCTTTGTGTTATCAAAAAGAGAGCCCACAACAAAACCATTCAATATGGATTTGTGAGTACCGGGAATTTCAATGAAAAAACAGCAAGAATTTATGGAGATCATCTGCTTCTGACTTCTGACCGTGGTATTATGGCAGACATCAATAAAGTGTTCAATGTACTGAAAAAACCAAAAGATGATTATCTTCCGGTTTTGAAAACTTGTAAAAATTTATTAGTTTGCCCTCAATTTATGCGTGAAAAGATTGTTCACCATATTGATAAGGAAATTGAAGAAGCTAAAGCAGGAAGAAAAGCAGAGATCATTGTTAAAGCAAATTCACTGAGTGACAGATCATTAATTGAAAAATTATATGATGCGGCCACAGTAGGAGTAACCATCAGACTGATTGTAAGAGGAATCTACTGTGCCGTTAATCAAAAGGAATTTAAAGAGAAAATTAAGGCAATCAGTATTGTAGACGAATATCTGGAACATGCCAGAGTAATGTATTTCTACAATAAGGGAGCGGAAGACATCTACATTTCTTCTGCCGACTGGATGACCAGAAACCTTGATTATAGAATTGAAGCTGCTGCCAAAATAACTGATAAGAACCTTAAAAAAGAATTAAAAGACATTCTTGATATCCAGCTCAGAGATAATGTAAAAGCCAGAATTTTAGATAAAAAACTGAGCAATGAATATATAAGGAATGATAAAAAAGAATGTCGATCACAAATAGAAACCTATAAGTATTTAAAGGCTAAAACAAGCAAAAAATGA
- a CDS encoding exopolyphosphatase: protein MKIAAIDIGSNAARLLINEVKINNKKPEFIKLNLLRIPLRLGMDVFTIGKIGPEREKMVIDSMKIFSDLMKIYKVDHYRACATSAMRDAANGDEIIRQVQETSGINIEIISGDEEATLIYENHVAEGLDKEFAYLYIDVGGGSTELTFYENGKMVYERSFNIGTIRLLNNLVTLDNWKEMKDEIKNNIVSKRPIVAIGSGGNINKVFSMSKTKDGNPMSLTHLKKVHKEFNELSVEERMTKYSLREDRADVLVHALSIFNNVMAWSDINKIFVPKISVADGLIQNIYSQLQHKK, encoded by the coding sequence ATGAAGATAGCAGCAATAGACATAGGAAGTAATGCCGCCAGACTTCTCATTAATGAAGTAAAGATAAACAATAAAAAACCGGAATTCATCAAACTGAACCTTCTGAGAATCCCTCTTAGATTGGGGATGGATGTGTTCACTATCGGAAAAATAGGTCCTGAAAGAGAAAAAATGGTTATCGATTCCATGAAGATCTTCAGTGATCTGATGAAGATTTACAAAGTAGATCATTATAGAGCTTGTGCAACAAGCGCCATGCGTGATGCTGCCAATGGTGATGAAATCATCAGACAGGTACAGGAAACTTCAGGAATCAATATTGAAATTATTTCCGGTGATGAAGAAGCTACCCTAATTTATGAAAACCATGTTGCTGAAGGTCTTGACAAAGAATTTGCTTATTTATACATTGACGTAGGAGGAGGTTCCACAGAGCTTACATTCTATGAAAACGGTAAAATGGTATATGAAAGATCTTTCAATATCGGAACAATCCGTCTTCTCAACAATCTTGTTACTCTAGATAACTGGAAAGAAATGAAGGATGAGATCAAAAATAATATTGTCAGCAAAAGGCCAATTGTGGCTATTGGCTCAGGAGGAAATATCAATAAGGTATTCTCCATGAGCAAAACCAAAGATGGAAATCCCATGTCATTAACTCATCTGAAAAAGGTTCATAAAGAGTTTAATGAACTTTCTGTAGAGGAAAGAATGACAAAATATAGTCTTAGGGAAGACAGAGCCGATGTATTGGTTCATGCCTTAAGTATTTTCAATAATGTAATGGCCTGGTCGGATATCAATAAAATTTTTGTTCCGAAGATTTCAGTAGCAGATGGTTTGATCCAGAATATTTACAGCCAGTTACAGCATAAGAAATAG
- a CDS encoding NAD-dependent epimerase/dehydratase family protein produces the protein MNPIKIILTGATGMVGEGVLMECLENPNVSEILSISRKPAGKKHPKLKEYLVSDFLSIDSNDENLKGYDACFFCAGISSVGMNEEDYTKITYDTTIHFAEAVLHQNPEMVFSYVSGASTDSTESGKLMWARVKGKTENTLKKMNFKGVYNFRPGFMKPVDGQINVKWFFKPFIWIFPIFLPSKSLTLHEIGKAMINTVKKGYPSSTLEIRDIKNLAI, from the coding sequence ATGAATCCAATCAAAATAATTCTTACAGGAGCTACAGGCATGGTAGGCGAAGGTGTTTTAATGGAATGTCTCGAAAATCCGAATGTTTCTGAAATCCTTAGTATCAGCAGAAAACCAGCCGGAAAAAAGCATCCTAAACTAAAAGAATACCTCGTTTCAGACTTTTTATCCATCGATAGTAATGATGAAAATCTCAAAGGCTATGATGCCTGTTTCTTTTGTGCCGGAATTAGCAGTGTGGGGATGAATGAAGAGGATTACACCAAAATCACTTATGATACCACCATTCATTTTGCAGAGGCTGTTTTACACCAAAATCCTGAAATGGTATTCAGTTATGTATCCGGAGCAAGTACCGACAGCACAGAAAGTGGAAAATTGATGTGGGCAAGGGTAAAAGGAAAAACAGAAAATACTTTAAAAAAGATGAATTTTAAAGGTGTTTACAATTTCAGACCCGGATTTATGAAACCTGTTGATGGTCAGATCAATGTAAAATGGTTTTTCAAACCTTTTATTTGGATTTTTCCTATTTTTTTACCATCAAAATCATTAACTTTACATGAAATTGGAAAAGCTATGATCAATACCGTAAAAAAAGGGTACCCTTCTTCAACTTTAGAAATTCGAGATATTAAAAATTTAGCGATATGA
- a CDS encoding choice-of-anchor I family protein, whose product MINNYLLKGSVIAAFFFQTGLFGQTLIHYWNFNNNASQASITAPSSTLVNGSLSFIARGTSIIDFAGGTGQNFNIDNLNARNGDASGTHLRFNNPIGGGLQFNLPTTGFNSVIVKFTTRRSAQGAGTQTWSYTTDGTTFIPYQTVTPQDANPQLINFDFSSVSEVSNNPNFKLKVEFSATGGGTGGNNRFDNFTVDATPTGGIDTTPPTTTYLPLNNTNNASTVVNPTISFNENVRLADNSAINDSNAQNLVEFRLGSATGTQIPFTTAFSSNIITIIPTSGLVPGQAYYLALKPNTVEDFSDNAVTAATSSTFTTAGTSISLEKNFIKVDENSGTLAFKINVANPSAATVNLVLKPAPFSTADSNDFTLANQTINITPSTTSYTVNIPIIDDTLEEQKAEYFVVSLENPTGATISGDNSATIYIVDNDKPAPIPSNEIQLNYIGSFDPSGNNNSSTEIVVHDPATQRLFTISSLTDVFDIIDFSNPNIPTVVNTINMAAYGGITSIAVKNGIIAAASPNTNPQQNGSVVFFDINGNFLKQLTVGALPDMITFTPDGTKVITANEGEPNDAYTVDPEGTISIIDISGGIGNLVQSNVSTLNFNNFDSQVAALTATGLRKVRTNNTLSQDLEPEYVTISSDSQKAWVTLQENNAIAEVDLTTKNITGIWGLGKKDMSLPGNGFDASDNNGEILIANWPVKAYYLPDAVQNYKIGNTNYILTANEGDEKDLSGYSERTTVGASNYTLDPAIFPNANILKASHNLGRFRVSSATGNTDGDADFEEIAALGARSFSIFNADTKQQVYDSGDQFERYIAAKHPLIFNADNESNTIKSRSRAKGPEPEGVALGTINGQTYAFITLERTGGVMVYNITNPNSPTFTDYKHSRSTSAYGGDNGPEGIIYIAPENTTTHKGYVIIANEISGTLSIYEVALPPTLATSEIQSEKATFNVFPNPVNKGNTLYFNRKQDYELYDMSGKLIGKERNALTINTSNLSTGIYLVKTSEGHLKRIIIK is encoded by the coding sequence ATGATCAACAACTACCTTTTAAAAGGGTCTGTCATTGCCGCATTCTTTTTTCAGACTGGGCTTTTCGGACAGACACTTATCCATTACTGGAACTTTAACAATAACGCCTCTCAGGCTTCTATCACTGCTCCTTCATCCACGTTGGTCAATGGTTCTCTTTCCTTCATAGCAAGAGGAACAAGTATCATAGATTTTGCAGGCGGTACCGGACAAAATTTTAATATTGATAATTTAAATGCAAGAAACGGAGATGCGTCCGGAACTCATTTAAGATTCAACAATCCTATTGGCGGTGGTTTACAGTTTAATCTGCCAACAACAGGCTTTAATAGCGTCATTGTAAAATTTACAACGAGAAGATCTGCACAGGGAGCCGGAACACAAACCTGGTCTTATACAACAGACGGAACTACCTTTATTCCCTATCAGACCGTTACTCCTCAGGATGCCAACCCACAGTTGATTAATTTTGATTTTTCTTCAGTTTCGGAAGTCTCTAATAACCCCAACTTTAAATTAAAGGTTGAATTCTCTGCAACAGGAGGTGGAACAGGCGGTAACAACCGTTTTGATAACTTTACAGTGGATGCAACCCCCACAGGAGGCATAGACACTACTCCACCTACAACCACTTACCTTCCTCTCAATAATACCAATAATGCTTCAACAGTTGTTAATCCTACGATTTCCTTTAACGAAAATGTAAGATTGGCAGACAACTCCGCGATAAACGATTCTAATGCACAAAATCTTGTAGAATTCCGCCTTGGAAGTGCTACAGGCACTCAGATTCCCTTTACCACAGCTTTTAGCAGCAACATTATCACCATCATCCCAACTTCCGGCTTAGTGCCGGGCCAAGCATATTATCTGGCTCTTAAACCCAATACTGTGGAGGATTTCAGTGACAATGCCGTAACTGCTGCCACTTCCTCTACATTCACCACTGCCGGAACCTCTATTTCTCTTGAGAAAAATTTCATCAAGGTGGATGAAAATTCAGGAACACTGGCTTTCAAAATTAATGTAGCAAATCCTTCCGCAGCAACAGTAAACCTTGTTCTAAAACCAGCACCTTTCAGTACTGCTGACAGTAATGATTTTACTTTAGCCAATCAAACTATCAATATAACACCTTCCACAACCAGTTATACAGTCAATATTCCTATTATTGATGATACCTTGGAAGAACAAAAGGCAGAATATTTTGTAGTAAGTCTTGAAAACCCAACAGGAGCAACAATATCAGGAGACAATTCTGCCACTATTTATATTGTAGATAATGATAAACCGGCACCTATTCCTTCTAATGAAATTCAGCTGAATTATATCGGAAGTTTTGATCCATCCGGGAATAATAACAGCTCAACGGAGATTGTTGTTCATGATCCGGCTACCCAGCGACTGTTCACCATCAGTTCTCTTACGGATGTTTTTGATATTATTGATTTCAGTAATCCCAACATTCCAACAGTGGTTAATACCATCAATATGGCTGCATATGGTGGAATCACCAGCATTGCCGTAAAAAATGGAATTATTGCAGCTGCATCTCCGAACACCAATCCACAACAAAACGGTTCTGTAGTCTTTTTTGATATTAATGGAAATTTCCTGAAACAGTTAACTGTAGGAGCTTTACCGGATATGATCACCTTTACTCCGGACGGAACAAAAGTGATTACCGCTAATGAAGGAGAACCTAATGATGCTTACACTGTAGATCCTGAGGGAACCATCAGCATCATTGACATTTCAGGAGGTATTGGTAATCTTGTGCAAAGTAATGTAAGTACTTTGAACTTTAATAATTTTGATTCTCAAGTTGCTGCTTTAACTGCTACAGGTTTAAGAAAAGTGAGAACCAACAATACTTTATCTCAGGATCTGGAACCTGAATATGTGACCATTAGCTCAGACAGTCAAAAAGCATGGGTAACTCTTCAGGAAAACAATGCCATTGCTGAGGTTGATCTTACCACTAAAAACATCACCGGAATCTGGGGCTTGGGTAAAAAAGATATGAGTCTTCCAGGGAATGGCTTTGATGCTTCAGACAACAATGGTGAAATTCTTATTGCCAACTGGCCTGTAAAAGCCTATTACCTTCCGGATGCAGTACAAAATTATAAGATAGGAAATACGAACTACATCCTAACAGCAAATGAAGGTGATGAAAAAGATCTTTCCGGATACAGCGAAAGAACAACTGTAGGAGCTAGCAATTATACTTTGGACCCTGCAATTTTCCCTAATGCCAATATATTAAAGGCTTCTCACAATCTGGGAAGATTCAGAGTGTCATCTGCTACAGGAAATACGGATGGTGATGCAGATTTTGAAGAAATTGCGGCTTTAGGAGCTCGCTCATTCTCTATTTTCAATGCAGATACCAAACAGCAGGTCTATGACAGTGGAGATCAGTTTGAAAGATATATTGCAGCCAAGCACCCGTTAATTTTCAATGCAGATAATGAATCTAATACCATTAAAAGCAGAAGCCGTGCAAAAGGTCCTGAACCGGAAGGGGTAGCTCTTGGAACCATCAACGGACAAACCTATGCCTTCATTACCCTGGAAAGAACAGGTGGAGTGATGGTTTACAATATCACCAACCCAAACAGCCCTACTTTTACGGATTATAAACACTCCCGTTCTACCTCAGCATATGGTGGAGACAACGGTCCTGAAGGAATTATTTATATTGCTCCCGAAAATACCACTACTCATAAAGGTTATGTTATTATTGCCAACGAGATCAGCGGAACTTTATCCATATATGAAGTAGCTCTACCCCCTACTTTGGCAACAAGTGAAATACAATCTGAAAAAGCTACCTTTAATGTATTTCCGAACCCTGTCAATAAAGGAAACACTTTATATTTCAACAGAAAACAAGACTACGAATTATACGATATGTCCGGAAAGCTGATTGGGAAAGAAAGAAATGCCTTAACAATAAATACGTCCAATCTTTCTACAGGAATCTACCTTGTGAAAACCTCAGAAGGACATCTTAAAAGAATTATTATCAAGTAA
- a CDS encoding DUF3060 domain-containing protein: MKSIKTAGILAILLLGTGTVFSQSRKTESTKGVEQSNGKTIQVDGVGHKLNYTLNGGNVEVSGGDNTVTVKGDAKKVSVSGTGNKVYIDKVDNVAIEGGSNTVYYRSSGTKSGKPNASLTGVGNKVVKQ, encoded by the coding sequence ATGAAAAGTATTAAAACAGCAGGTATTTTAGCGATTCTGTTACTGGGAACTGGTACTGTATTTTCTCAATCCAGAAAAACAGAATCGACGAAAGGGGTGGAACAGTCTAACGGTAAAACAATACAGGTAGATGGTGTAGGTCATAAACTTAATTATACCCTTAATGGTGGAAACGTTGAAGTTTCAGGAGGTGATAATACAGTAACCGTCAAAGGAGATGCAAAAAAAGTTTCGGTTTCAGGAACAGGCAACAAGGTATATATTGATAAAGTAGATAACGTTGCCATAGAAGGTGGCAGCAATACCGTATATTACAGAAGTTCAGGAACAAAATCAGGAAAGCCTAATGCCTCTCTTACAGGAGTGGGAAATAAGGTTGTGAAACAATAA
- a CDS encoding barstar family protein, producing the protein MFGFELDEDENSQIITTIDDVKNIEGSHSIAYKKVKLINVNDIASFKSAIESSLKTYDNHGCICVLDEQKTIVARTFISNIRIIKSKHNNVTFIGHVWQHPKGFQKALDMKINNQITEKNVWKTFKKDELQGWLVWALNSKSNDTSKANITVRIDGNEFHNLDSFFCTLGEEIHGPGGYFGRNLYAVYDCLRGGFGVESVSELIWINHQKSKNLLKSKFNAIIETFEDFNVKITLK; encoded by the coding sequence ATGTTTGGATTTGAATTAGACGAAGATGAAAATTCTCAAATCATTACTACTATTGATGATGTAAAGAATATTGAAGGTTCTCACTCCATTGCTTATAAAAAGGTAAAACTCATCAATGTTAATGATATAGCCAGTTTTAAATCAGCTATAGAAAGTTCTTTAAAAACTTATGACAACCATGGCTGCATATGTGTATTGGATGAACAAAAAACCATTGTAGCACGTACTTTCATAAGCAATATCAGGATAATCAAATCCAAGCATAATAATGTCACTTTTATTGGTCATGTATGGCAGCATCCCAAAGGTTTTCAGAAAGCTTTGGATATGAAAATCAATAATCAGATCACTGAAAAAAATGTTTGGAAGACCTTCAAAAAAGATGAACTGCAGGGATGGCTTGTATGGGCTTTAAACTCTAAAAGTAATGATACATCAAAAGCCAATATTACAGTTCGGATTGATGGAAATGAATTTCATAATCTGGATAGTTTCTTCTGTACTTTAGGTGAGGAAATCCATGGCCCGGGAGGGTATTTCGGACGTAATTTATATGCTGTTTATGACTGTCTTCGCGGTGGTTTTGGGGTAGAATCTGTTTCGGAATTAATTTGGATAAACCATCAGAAAAGTAAAAATCTTCTCAAAAGTAAATTCAATGCAATAATCGAAACTTTTGAAGACTTTAATGTGAAGATTACCCTAAAATAA
- a CDS encoding HYC_CC_PP family protein: MKRVFHILFILLYIVVSSGFTTSRHICKGNASEIHVGLKKLSDLDCSKCKANKEKNHNGCCKLEVKKICKEDNLPHSYKNTPVKFLSASIPYYNLGAVFELGSTIDPENHTSYFDPSKYHPHSPPLFILHCVYRI, encoded by the coding sequence ATGAAAAGAGTCTTTCACATACTGTTTATCCTTCTGTACATCGTGGTTTCTTCAGGATTTACCACAAGCAGACACATATGTAAAGGAAATGCAAGTGAAATACATGTAGGTCTGAAAAAACTCTCTGATCTGGATTGCTCGAAATGCAAGGCCAATAAAGAGAAAAATCATAACGGATGTTGTAAACTGGAAGTAAAGAAAATCTGCAAAGAAGACAACCTTCCTCATTCTTACAAAAATACTCCTGTAAAGTTTTTATCAGCATCCATTCCGTATTACAATCTGGGCGCTGTATTTGAACTGGGATCAACTATTGATCCTGAAAACCATACTTCTTATTTTGATCCTTCAAAATACCATCCCCATTCCCCACCCCTTTTCATTCTTCACTGCGTTTATAGAATTTAG
- a CDS encoding TolC family protein, with protein MNLSFRALILWLSCPALSFAQLTSLEEVLLRAEKNYQSIQKKSINIQASQERLKLQKTYYLPEVTLAVQQSFGTINAQNGPMYNMGGSGISSTSMPLAEQNWNAAFGSLYLANVNWNVYTFGKLKTKENIEIADVELQKADLKQEVFQHQIKAAAAYFNLLVSQRLESIQQENHKRSEVIYTIAQARANSGLIPEVDASLAKAEMSNAQTAIINANDHVLDYNQKLSDLLAENFNNYQLDHYFSKNAPVLMQETSSFDNHPTTLFVAQKINKSKQQENYLNTSSLPSLSLFGTFQGRGSGFDWNYVQDNAAYSPSYLKGIGVDRMNYIVGLNLSWNLTDFYRNNSRINEQKLITKTLDLDYQLLQQELHNQQNLSDLKYKNALSKITESKIQLQAATDAFHQQKALYENGLTTIVDFTQALYLLNRAEINYEIAQNNSWQAVVLIAASKGDISLITQAIAY; from the coding sequence ATGAATTTATCATTCAGAGCACTTATCTTATGGCTGAGTTGCCCTGCACTGTCCTTTGCTCAGTTGACGAGTTTAGAGGAGGTACTTCTCAGGGCCGAAAAGAATTATCAGTCTATTCAAAAGAAATCAATCAATATACAGGCTTCACAAGAAAGACTTAAGCTTCAGAAAACGTATTATTTGCCGGAAGTGACATTGGCTGTTCAGCAGAGTTTTGGAACCATCAATGCTCAAAATGGCCCAATGTACAATATGGGAGGTTCAGGTATTTCGTCTACTTCCATGCCTTTGGCAGAACAAAACTGGAATGCTGCTTTTGGAAGTTTGTATCTCGCGAACGTCAACTGGAATGTCTATACTTTTGGGAAACTTAAAACTAAAGAAAATATAGAAATTGCCGATGTAGAGCTTCAAAAAGCAGATCTGAAACAGGAAGTTTTTCAACATCAGATAAAGGCTGCGGCTGCCTATTTCAACCTTCTAGTAAGCCAGCGTCTTGAAAGTATACAGCAGGAAAATCACAAACGTTCAGAAGTTATTTATACGATTGCTCAGGCTAGAGCAAACAGTGGATTAATTCCAGAAGTAGATGCATCACTGGCAAAAGCAGAAATGTCCAATGCACAGACTGCAATTATCAATGCAAACGATCATGTTCTCGACTATAATCAAAAGTTATCTGATCTTCTGGCAGAGAATTTTAATAATTATCAATTAGATCATTATTTCAGTAAAAACGCCCCTGTTTTAATGCAGGAAACCTCATCTTTTGACAACCATCCCACTACGCTTTTTGTTGCTCAAAAAATTAATAAAAGTAAGCAACAGGAAAATTATCTGAATACCTCAAGCCTGCCTTCTCTTTCTCTTTTTGGGACATTCCAGGGGCGTGGTTCAGGTTTCGACTGGAATTATGTTCAGGATAATGCTGCTTATTCACCCTCTTATCTGAAAGGAATTGGCGTAGACAGAATGAATTATATTGTAGGGCTAAATCTCAGCTGGAATCTTACTGATTTTTATAGAAACAATTCCAGAATCAATGAACAGAAGCTCATTACAAAGACTTTAGATCTTGATTATCAGCTTCTACAACAAGAGCTTCATAATCAACAGAATCTCTCGGATCTGAAATATAAAAACGCTTTGTCTAAAATTACTGAATCCAAAATCCAGTTACAGGCTGCTACCGATGCCTTTCATCAACAAAAAGCATTATACGAAAACGGATTGACCACTATCGTAGATTTTACTCAGGCATTATATCTTCTGAACCGGGCTGAGATCAACTATGAAATTGCCCAGAACAATTCCTGGCAGGCTGTTGTATTGATAGCCGCTTCGAAGGGAGATATCTCACTGATTACCCAAGCAATTGCCTATTAA